The following are encoded in a window of Ricinus communis isolate WT05 ecotype wild-type chromosome 4, ASM1957865v1, whole genome shotgun sequence genomic DNA:
- the LOC8278299 gene encoding 60S ribosomal protein L27a-3, with the protein MTTRFKKNRKKRGHVSAGHGRIGKHRKHPGGRGNAGGMHHHRILFDKYHPGYFGKVGMRYFHKLRNKFYCPIVNIDKLWSMVPEDAKEKASKDNVPMVDVTEFGYFKVLGKGVLPENKPIVVKAKLVSKIAEKKIKENGGAVVLTA; encoded by the coding sequence ATGACAACCAGATTCAAGAAGAACAGGAAGAAGAGGGGCCACGTAAGCGCCGGACACGGTCGTATCGGAAAGCACAGGAAGCATCCAGGAGGTAGAGGTAATGCAGGAGGTATGCATCACCACAGGATCCTCTTCGACAAGTACCATCCCGGTTATTTCGGAAAGGTCGGTATGCGTTACTTCCACAAATTGCGCAACAAGTTCTATTGTCCCATCGTCAACATCGACAAGCTCTGGTCTATGGTTCCTGAGGACGCTAAAGAGAAGGCCAGCAAGGACAATGTTCCTATGGTTGATGTCACTGAGTTCGGTTATTTTAAGGTCTTGGGCAAGGGTGTGCTTCCTGAGAATAAGCCTATTGTTGTGAAAGCCAAGTTGGTGTCTAAGATTGCCGAGAAAAAGATTAAGGAGAACGGCGGAGCTGTTGTCCTCACTGCTTAA
- the LOC8278298 gene encoding U-box domain-containing protein 33 — MEEEKPSCALPVNSTQYCNSARIMSSEIVEIGDDSRSIASSRDGGCFLDVYVAVGKDDLHVLKWALDRAVSPGTRVFLVHVFPPITYIPTPVGRLSRSQLSQDQVRFYINEEHNRRRSILQKYIRLCNDAKVTVDTMLIESNETAKAILDLIPVLNITNLVMGTTRPPRSRLLRKRLAKAEFVKKNAPDYCEVTVVHDEKKIAESKEVVHSSLSSSTRRPDITRNSDRKFFECVCFSSRFNSKISFYK; from the exons ATGGAAGAAGAGAAACCATCCTGTGCGCTGCCGGTCAACTCTACGCAGTACTGTAACAGTGCAAGAATTATGTCGTCGGAGATCGTTGAGATTGGAGATGATAGCAGGAGTATTGCTAGCAGCAGAGAtggtggttgttttcttgatgtttATGTTGCTGTTGGTAAAGATGATTTACATGTCCTGAAATGGGCTCTTGATCGTGCTGTTTCTCCTGGAACTCGAGTTTTTCTTGTGCATGTTTTCCCTCCTATTACTTATATTCCTACACCAG TGGGAAGACTATCTAGGAGCCAATTGAGCCAAGATCAAGTGAGATTTTACATTAATGAAGAGCATAACAGAAGAAGGAGTATATTGCAGAAATATATTCGATTGTGCAATGATGCCAAG GTGACAGTTGATACAATGCTCATTGAAAGCAATGAGACCGCCAAAGCTATTCTTGATCTTATTCCTGTTCTCAACATCACTAATCTTGTCATGGGAACTACAAGGCCGCCTCGCTCAAG ATTACTGAGGAAAAGATTGGCAAAAGCGGAATTTGTAAAGAAGAATGCGCCGGACTATTGTGAGGTCACTGTTGTTCATGATGAGAAGAAGATTGCGGAATCAAAAGAGGTGGTGCATTCATCTCTGTCGTCCAGTACTCGTAGACCAGATATTACTCGCAACTCTGACAGGAAGTTCTTTGAGTGTGTATGCTTTTCGAGCAGGTTCAACTCAAA GATAAGCTTTTACAAATGA
- the LOC8278297 gene encoding tRNA pseudouridine synthase 1, whose amino-acid sequence MENSNLKITSSPPQQEPEHKRPRMSTTTSDEEEIATTASGDETATDKKQRYKRRKIAIFFAYCGVGYQGMQKNPGTKTIEGELEEALFHFDAVPEQDRGCPKRYDWARTDKGVSAVGQVISGRFHIDPPGLVGRLNSILPSHIRIFGYKRVTASFNAKKLSFNENEKEKKNGRNRNRLQPLETPAYIKVN is encoded by the coding sequence ATGgaaaattcaaatttgaaaATCACATCTTCACCGCCACAGCAAGAACCAGAGCATAAAAGGCCTAGAATGTCCACCACGACCTCCGACGAAGAAGAAATTGCAACAACAGCCTCCGGTGATGAAACCGCCACAGACAAAAAACAACGATACAAACGCCGTAAAATCGCGATATTCTTCGCTTACTGCGGGGTTGGCTACCAGGGGATGCAAAAGAACCCAGGCACTAAAACTATCGAAGGTGAACTTGAAGAAGCCCTTTTTCACTTTGATGCCGTCCCCGAACAGGACCGTGGCTGCCCTAAGCGGTATGATTGGGCTCGCACTGATAAGGGCGTGAGCGCCGTGGGACAAGTCATCTCAGGCCGCTTCCACATCGATCCGCCAGGACTTGTTGGTCGCTTAAATTCAATTCTTCCATCCCATATTAGAATCTTTGGATATAAGCGAGTGACAGCCTCGTTTAATGCTAAGAAACTTTCTTTTAacgaaaatgaaaaagaaaaaaaaaatggaagaaatAGAAATCGGTTACAACCTTTGGAGACACCCGCTTATATTAAGGTTAATTGA